A window of the Streptomyces sp. NBC_01351 genome harbors these coding sequences:
- a CDS encoding MFS transporter: MKRALAHSFQSLTIRNFRLFAGGQLASVTGTWMMVVAQDWLVLSLTGDSGTALGVVTALQFAPLLLLTLYAGGLADRYDKRRLLIGANAASGVLALLLAVLVLAGVVRVWHVCVFALALGIVNAVEVPTRMSFVTELVGPELLPNASALSAAYFNSARVVGPALAGLLIGWLGTGTVMAVNAVSYLATVAGLRLIRSEELHRPAGGAGRPKRARAADGIRYMAARPGLLLPMALVAVVGMLGFNFQLTLPLFAKTVLHADAAAFGLLTTAMAAGSLAAAFATTRRRGRPPLRLVIVSALAFGVLELLAGLAPSYAVAAGLLFLTGFASISFAQAANHRIQLGTDVAYRGRVMALYTLVFQGTTPFGALLIGWLSERHGARAGLLAGGAATALAALLVLAVHLWHARSARRAGPGGEAGAADAPAPGASGHRPPAASGPVGR; the protein is encoded by the coding sequence ATGAAACGCGCGCTCGCCCACAGCTTCCAGTCCCTGACGATACGCAACTTCAGGCTGTTCGCGGGCGGCCAGCTGGCCTCCGTCACCGGCACGTGGATGATGGTCGTCGCCCAGGACTGGCTGGTGCTGTCGCTGACCGGTGACTCGGGGACCGCACTGGGCGTGGTCACGGCGCTGCAGTTCGCGCCGCTGCTGCTGCTCACCCTGTACGCGGGCGGCCTCGCCGACCGCTACGACAAGCGGCGGCTGCTGATCGGCGCGAACGCGGCCTCGGGGGTGCTGGCGCTGCTGCTGGCGGTGCTGGTGCTGGCCGGTGTGGTGCGGGTGTGGCACGTGTGCGTGTTCGCGCTCGCCCTGGGCATCGTCAACGCGGTCGAGGTGCCCACCCGGATGTCCTTCGTGACCGAGCTGGTGGGGCCGGAACTGCTGCCCAACGCCTCCGCGCTGAGCGCCGCGTACTTCAACTCGGCTCGGGTGGTGGGTCCGGCACTGGCCGGCCTGCTGATCGGCTGGCTGGGCACGGGGACCGTGATGGCGGTCAACGCGGTGAGCTACCTGGCGACGGTGGCCGGGCTGCGGCTGATCCGCTCCGAGGAGCTGCACCGCCCCGCCGGGGGCGCGGGCCGGCCGAAGCGGGCGCGGGCCGCGGACGGCATCCGGTACATGGCGGCCCGGCCGGGCCTGTTGCTGCCGATGGCGCTGGTCGCGGTGGTCGGCATGCTGGGCTTCAACTTCCAGCTGACGCTGCCGCTGTTCGCGAAGACCGTGCTGCACGCCGACGCAGCCGCGTTCGGGCTGCTGACCACGGCGATGGCAGCCGGCTCGCTGGCCGCCGCGTTCGCGACGACGCGGCGGCGCGGTCGGCCGCCGCTGCGGCTGGTCATCGTCTCGGCGCTGGCGTTCGGCGTACTGGAGCTGCTGGCCGGGCTGGCTCCCTCGTACGCGGTGGCGGCCGGGCTGCTGTTCCTCACCGGGTTCGCCTCGATCTCCTTCGCCCAGGCGGCCAACCACCGGATCCAGCTGGGCACCGACGTCGCCTACCGGGGCCGGGTGATGGCCCTGTACACGCTGGTGTTCCAGGGCACCACGCCGTTCGGCGCGCTGCTGATCGGCTGGCTCAGCGAGCGCCACGGGGCCAGGGCCGGTCTGCTGGCCGGCGGGGCGGCCACGGCGCTGGCCGCACTGCTGGTCCTGGCGGTGCACCTGTGGCACGCCCGGAGCGCCCGGCGGGCCGGTCCGGGCGGCGAGGCGGGGGCGGCGGACGCACCGGCTCCCGGGGCGAGCGGCCACCGTCCGCCGGCGGCGAGCGGGCCCGTCGGACGGTGA
- a CDS encoding EamA family transporter — MTAPSSPSPIPTAVPSPAPTSEATPRGRGTTHLGPVALVIAAGVSVQFGAALAVTIMPRVGAAGVVTLRLAAAAIVLLILCRPKLRGYSRSDWRTVITFGIAMAGMNGLFYQAVDRIPLGPAVTLEVLGPLALSVIVSRRLVNLLWAGLALAGVVLLSSHGGAGFGGLDPLGAAFALGAGVMWAAYIVFSARTGRRFPQADGLALAMAVAAVISLPLGVYEAGSTLLLPSTLALGVGVAVLSSVLPYTLELLALRKLPAPTFAILMSLEPAIAATAGFLVLNQALSALDALAIALVIAASMGAVRSQIGRRGK, encoded by the coding sequence ATGACCGCGCCCTCGTCACCCTCACCGATCCCCACGGCCGTCCCTTCGCCCGCCCCGACCTCGGAGGCCACCCCTCGGGGACGCGGCACGACGCACCTCGGCCCGGTCGCACTGGTGATCGCGGCGGGCGTCTCGGTGCAGTTCGGCGCGGCGCTCGCGGTCACGATCATGCCCAGGGTCGGCGCGGCCGGCGTGGTCACCCTGCGGCTGGCGGCCGCCGCGATCGTGCTGCTGATCCTGTGCCGGCCCAAGCTGCGCGGCTACTCGCGCTCCGACTGGCGCACCGTGATCACCTTCGGCATCGCCATGGCCGGCATGAACGGGCTCTTCTACCAGGCCGTCGACCGGATCCCGCTCGGCCCGGCGGTCACCCTGGAGGTACTGGGCCCGCTCGCCCTCTCCGTCATCGTCTCCCGCCGCCTGGTCAACCTGCTCTGGGCGGGCCTGGCCCTCGCGGGCGTCGTCCTCCTCTCCAGTCACGGCGGGGCGGGCTTCGGCGGCCTCGACCCCCTGGGGGCCGCCTTCGCCCTCGGGGCGGGGGTGATGTGGGCGGCGTACATCGTCTTCAGCGCCCGCACCGGGCGGCGCTTCCCCCAGGCGGACGGCCTGGCCCTGGCGATGGCGGTGGCGGCGGTGATCTCCCTCCCGCTGGGCGTCTACGAGGCGGGCTCGACCCTGCTGCTGCCCAGCACCCTCGCCCTGGGCGTGGGGGTGGCCGTGCTGTCCTCCGTCCTGCCGTACACCCTGGAACTCCTGGCCCTGCGCAAGCTGCCGGCCCCGACCTTCGCGATCCTGATGAGCCTGGAACCGGCCATCGCGGCCACGGCGGGCTTCCTCGTCCTGAACCAGGCCCTGTCCGCCCTCGACGCCCTGGCCATCGCCCTGGTCATCGCGGCGAGCATGGGCGCGGTGCGGTCGCAGATCGGCAGGCGCGGGAAGTAG
- the serC gene encoding phosphoserine transaminase: protein MAEIQIPADIKPADGRFGAGPSKVRTEALDALSATGTSLLGTSHRQAPVKNLVGSVRQGLRDLFSLPEGYEVILGNGGSTAFWDIATAGLIEQKSQHLTFGEFSSKFAKAAKLAPWLDEPSVISSEPGTHPEPVAEAGVDVYAYTHNETSTGVAAPIKRVAGADAGSLVLVDATSGAGGLPVDITETDVYYFAPQKSFASDGGLWLAAFSPAALERAARVHASGRHIPEFFSLPTAIDNSLKNQTYNTPALSTLFLLNEQLEWMNSQGGLEFTTGRTAASARNLYGWAEASKYASPFVVDADKRSAVIGTIDFSDDIDAAAVAKVLRANGIVDTEPYRKLGRNQLRIAMFPAIDPADVQALTACIDYVIEQL, encoded by the coding sequence GTGGCCGAGATCCAGATTCCCGCTGACATCAAGCCCGCCGACGGACGCTTCGGCGCGGGCCCCTCCAAGGTGCGGACCGAGGCGCTGGACGCCCTCTCCGCCACCGGAACCTCCCTGCTCGGAACCTCCCACCGTCAGGCCCCGGTCAAGAACCTGGTCGGATCGGTGCGCCAGGGTCTCCGCGACCTCTTCTCCCTCCCCGAGGGCTACGAGGTGATCCTGGGCAACGGCGGCTCCACCGCCTTCTGGGACATCGCGACCGCCGGGCTCATCGAGCAGAAGTCCCAGCACCTCACCTTCGGCGAGTTCTCCTCCAAGTTCGCCAAGGCCGCGAAGCTCGCGCCGTGGCTGGACGAGCCCTCCGTGATCTCCTCCGAGCCGGGCACGCACCCCGAGCCGGTCGCCGAGGCGGGCGTGGACGTGTACGCGTACACGCACAACGAGACCTCGACGGGTGTCGCGGCGCCGATCAAGCGCGTCGCGGGCGCGGACGCCGGTTCGCTCGTCCTGGTGGACGCCACCTCGGGCGCCGGCGGTCTGCCGGTGGACATCACCGAGACGGACGTCTACTACTTCGCCCCGCAGAAGTCCTTCGCCTCGGACGGCGGCCTGTGGCTGGCCGCGTTCTCCCCGGCCGCCCTGGAGCGCGCCGCCCGCGTGCACGCGTCGGGCCGGCACATCCCGGAGTTCTTCTCGCTGCCGACGGCGATCGACAACTCGCTGAAGAACCAGACGTACAACACCCCGGCGCTGTCCACCCTCTTCCTGCTGAACGAGCAGCTGGAGTGGATGAACAGCCAGGGCGGCCTGGAGTTCACCACCGGCCGTACGGCCGCCAGCGCGCGCAACCTGTACGGCTGGGCGGAGGCCTCGAAGTACGCGAGCCCGTTCGTCGTGGACGCCGACAAGCGCTCCGCCGTCATCGGCACGATCGACTTCTCCGACGACATCGACGCGGCGGCCGTCGCCAAGGTGCTGCGCGCCAACGGGATCGTGGACACCGAGCCGTACCGCAAGCTCGGCCGCAACCAGCTGCGCATCGCGATGTTCCCGGCGATCGACCCGGCGGACGTGCAGGCGCTGACGGCGTGCATCGACTACGTCATCGAGCAGCTCTGA
- a CDS encoding sacsin N-terminal ATP-binding-like domain-containing protein: MSVRVTAAQSGVDPFGTARLRRGVLDAWGAGPARFREDANAEEDLALGGYRDRLVVELAQNAADAAARAQVPGRLRLTLHPAPGEGDHGHAVLAVANTGAPLDATGVESLSTLRASAKRESAGDSVGRFGVGFAAVLAVSDEPAVLGRHGGVRWSLVEARELARGAAVGSPGLGDELRRRDGHVPLLRLPLPAEGTAPDGYDTVVVLPLRDAAAEGLVERLLAGIDDALLLTLPGLREVVVETPAGGSRTLHRRDEGPYTVIEDSQNGTSRWRTVRHGGPIERALLADRPVEERLRPSWAVSWAVPVDDEGAPVRPATAPVVHAPTPTDEPLGIPALLIATLPLDTTRRHPAPGPLTDFLVERAADAYAELLGDWEPVSTALVDLVPGPLGKGELDGALRAAVLKRLPRTAFLAPAAPSEELTALRPFEAEVVEGAGADTVRVLAEVLPTLLPAGLERRPELRTLGVGRLPLGDAIERIAGIERTPDWWHRLYDSLAGVDPDRLSGLPVPLADGRTAIGPRHILLPSADTPADLARLGLKVAHPDATHPLLEKLGALPATARAVLTTPQVRAAVAASLDAGEIWDEDADTPDADELAEIVLTLVRDADLSPGDEPWLGALALPDEDGELTPAGELLLPGSPLASVIREDEVPYVDAELAARWDADTLTACGVLATFQLVRATDVVLDPDELEPREGDFAEPDDAGLLDAVDVWCEDLLDQFPDTPVPPVATELIAVRDLDLVDDDCWPQALAMLAQPPLRDALTQPVRILLPDGTTQSVRSYTAWWLRDHPVLDGRRPAGLRAAGGDPLLEGLYTSADATGFEDEQVLRALGVRTSVAALLDEPGGAAELLGRLADPDREVTGRQLHGLYGALADLDPEQVTLPDELRAVVDGEVVVVDAADALVADAPDLLPLTTGLPLLPVAPSRAADLAELLQVRRLSETVPAEVTTPGEEHDVPESVRILLGPSTPRTYLEHEELIAGGIELDWRRTPDGTLHAATLEGVAAGLAWSASQWPRRFEVAALLEDPSRTGELARDRWFD, translated from the coding sequence GTGAGCGTGCGAGTGACGGCGGCCCAGAGCGGCGTGGACCCCTTCGGCACGGCCCGGCTCCGGCGCGGGGTGCTCGACGCGTGGGGAGCGGGCCCGGCCCGGTTCCGGGAGGACGCCAACGCCGAGGAGGACCTCGCGCTCGGCGGCTACCGCGACCGGCTCGTCGTCGAGCTGGCGCAGAACGCGGCCGACGCCGCCGCCCGGGCCCAGGTGCCGGGCCGACTGCGGCTGACCCTGCACCCCGCCCCCGGCGAGGGCGACCACGGGCACGCGGTACTGGCCGTGGCCAACACCGGTGCCCCGCTGGACGCGACGGGCGTGGAGTCGCTGTCCACGCTGCGGGCATCCGCCAAGCGGGAGTCCGCGGGCGACAGCGTCGGCCGCTTCGGCGTCGGCTTCGCCGCCGTGCTGGCCGTCTCCGACGAACCCGCGGTGCTGGGCCGGCACGGCGGGGTGCGCTGGTCCCTGGTCGAGGCCCGCGAGCTGGCCCGGGGCGCCGCCGTCGGCAGCCCCGGCCTCGGCGACGAGCTGCGCCGCCGCGACGGCCACGTGCCGCTGCTGCGGCTCCCGCTGCCCGCCGAGGGCACCGCGCCCGACGGCTACGACACGGTGGTCGTCCTCCCGCTGCGCGACGCGGCCGCCGAGGGCCTGGTGGAGCGGCTGCTCGCCGGGATCGACGACGCCCTGCTGCTGACCCTGCCCGGGCTGCGCGAAGTGGTCGTGGAGACCCCGGCCGGAGGCAGCCGCACCCTCCACCGCCGCGACGAGGGCCCGTACACCGTCATCGAGGACTCCCAGAACGGTACGAGCCGCTGGCGCACCGTCCGCCACGGCGGCCCCATCGAGCGGGCGCTGCTCGCCGACCGGCCCGTGGAGGAGCGGCTGCGGCCCTCCTGGGCGGTGTCCTGGGCGGTACCCGTCGACGACGAGGGCGCCCCGGTACGCCCCGCCACCGCACCGGTGGTGCACGCGCCGACCCCGACCGACGAGCCGCTGGGCATTCCCGCGCTGCTCATCGCGACCCTGCCGCTGGACACCACCCGCCGGCACCCCGCGCCGGGGCCGCTGACCGACTTCCTCGTGGAGCGCGCGGCCGACGCGTACGCCGAACTGCTCGGCGACTGGGAGCCGGTGAGCACCGCGCTCGTGGACCTCGTACCGGGCCCGCTCGGCAAGGGCGAGCTCGACGGGGCCCTGCGCGCGGCCGTGCTGAAGCGTCTGCCCCGCACCGCCTTCCTCGCCCCGGCGGCCCCCTCCGAGGAGCTGACCGCGCTGCGCCCCTTCGAGGCCGAGGTGGTCGAGGGCGCGGGCGCCGACACCGTCCGCGTGCTCGCGGAGGTACTGCCGACGCTGCTCCCGGCCGGCCTGGAACGCCGCCCCGAGCTGCGCACGCTGGGCGTGGGCCGGCTCCCGCTTGGGGACGCCATCGAGCGGATCGCGGGCATCGAGCGGACCCCCGACTGGTGGCACCGGCTCTACGACAGCCTCGCCGGGGTGGACCCGGACCGCCTGTCCGGGCTCCCGGTGCCGCTCGCCGACGGCCGCACCGCCATCGGCCCCCGCCACATCCTCCTCCCCTCCGCGGACACCCCGGCCGACCTCGCCCGCCTCGGGCTCAAGGTGGCCCACCCGGACGCGACGCACCCGCTGCTGGAGAAGCTCGGCGCCCTCCCGGCCACGGCGCGGGCCGTCCTGACGACCCCGCAGGTGCGGGCGGCCGTCGCGGCCTCCCTGGACGCGGGCGAGATCTGGGACGAGGACGCGGACACCCCGGACGCCGACGAACTGGCCGAGATCGTCCTGACCCTGGTCCGCGACGCGGACCTCTCCCCCGGCGACGAGCCCTGGCTCGGAGCCCTCGCCCTGCCCGACGAGGACGGCGAACTGACCCCCGCGGGTGAACTCCTCCTCCCCGGCAGCCCCTTGGCCTCGGTCATCCGCGAGGACGAGGTCCCGTACGTGGACGCCGAGCTGGCCGCCCGCTGGGACGCCGACACCCTCACCGCCTGCGGAGTGCTGGCCACCTTCCAGCTGGTCCGCGCCACGGACGTGGTCCTCGATCCGGACGAACTGGAGCCGCGCGAGGGCGACTTCGCCGAGCCCGACGACGCGGGCCTGCTCGACGCCGTCGACGTCTGGTGCGAGGACCTCCTCGACCAGTTCCCGGACACCCCGGTCCCGCCGGTCGCCACGGAACTGATCGCCGTCCGCGACCTCGACCTCGTCGACGACGACTGCTGGCCCCAGGCCCTCGCGATGCTCGCCCAGCCCCCGCTCCGCGACGCCCTCACCCAGCCGGTGCGCATCCTCCTCCCGGACGGCACCACGCAGTCCGTGCGCTCGTACACCGCATGGTGGCTGCGCGACCACCCGGTGCTCGACGGCCGCCGCCCGGCCGGGCTGCGCGCGGCGGGCGGCGACCCGCTCCTGGAGGGCCTCTACACCTCGGCGGACGCCACCGGCTTCGAGGACGAACAGGTCCTGCGCGCCCTCGGCGTACGCACCTCCGTCGCCGCCCTCCTGGACGAGCCCGGCGGCGCGGCCGAGCTCCTGGGCCGCCTCGCCGACCCGGACCGCGAGGTCACCGGCCGCCAGCTGCACGGCCTGTACGGGGCCCTGGCCGACCTGGACCCCGAGCAGGTCACCCTCCCCGACGAGCTGCGCGCGGTGGTGGACGGCGAGGTGGTCGTGGTCGACGCCGCCGACGCCCTCGTGGCCGACGCCCCCGACCTCCTCCCCCTCACCACCGGCCTCCCCCTCCTCCCCGTCGCCCCGTCCCGGGCGGCGGACCTGGCGGAACTCCTCCAGGTCCGCCGCCTCTCGGAGACGGTCCCGGCGGAGGTCACGACACCGGGCGAGGAGCACGACGTACCCGAATCCGTCCGCATCCTCCTCGGCCCCTCCACCCCCCGCACCTACCTCGAACACGAGGAACTGATCGCGGGCGGCATCGAACTCGACTGGCGCCGCACCCCCGACGGCACGCTCCACGCGGCCACCCTGGAAGGCGTGGCGGCCGGCCTCGCCTGGTCGGCGTCCCAATGGCCCCGCCGCTTCGAGGTGGCAGCCCTGCTGGAGGACCCGTCCCGGACCGGCGAACTGGCCCGCGACCGCTGGTTCGACTAG
- a CDS encoding ArsR/SmtB family transcription factor, with product MESGLSFSAADLAQTRFAVSPMWEVVTSFRLLREDADPPLHRRWAAQVRPRLLRAGLDRGWLAALIPGNGYLADFLNPAPAGPFPQLAAELDAIRRNSPEQVRADLATLSRKSDGPAARLRLLHEEPAAALEKVAEEIETYWELALAPYWPRIRRLLEADLFHRARQVAEHGSAYVLNELHSTVSWDDGTLHLVRRQCGLTRDQTGSGMLLVPSAFAWPRVLTRSVAPDPPQLAYPARGIGDLWEPRTTGAAAEAVAAVLGRSRAQLLAELDTPASTTQLARSCGLSAPGVSQHLTALRNAGLVTAHRNGRSVLYARTAVADALLTPVAAP from the coding sequence ATGGAATCAGGACTGAGTTTCTCGGCGGCGGACCTGGCGCAGACCAGGTTCGCGGTCTCCCCGATGTGGGAGGTCGTCACCAGTTTCCGGCTGCTCAGGGAGGACGCCGACCCCCCGCTGCACCGCCGTTGGGCCGCGCAGGTCAGGCCCCGGCTGCTGCGGGCGGGCCTGGACCGGGGCTGGCTGGCCGCGCTGATCCCCGGCAACGGCTACCTCGCGGACTTCCTCAACCCCGCCCCGGCCGGGCCCTTCCCCCAGCTCGCCGCCGAACTCGACGCGATCCGCCGCAACAGCCCCGAACAGGTCCGCGCGGACCTCGCCACGCTGAGCCGCAAGTCCGACGGCCCGGCGGCCCGGCTCCGGCTGCTCCACGAAGAGCCCGCCGCCGCGCTGGAGAAGGTCGCGGAGGAGATCGAGACGTACTGGGAGCTCGCGCTCGCCCCGTACTGGCCCCGCATCCGCCGGCTGCTGGAGGCCGACCTCTTCCACCGCGCCCGGCAGGTCGCCGAGCACGGCTCCGCCTACGTCCTGAACGAGCTGCACTCCACGGTCAGCTGGGACGACGGCACCCTGCACCTGGTCCGCAGGCAGTGCGGGCTGACCCGGGACCAGACGGGCTCCGGCATGCTCCTGGTGCCCTCCGCCTTCGCCTGGCCCCGCGTACTGACCCGCTCGGTGGCGCCCGACCCGCCGCAACTCGCCTACCCCGCCCGGGGCATCGGCGACCTGTGGGAGCCCCGTACGACCGGGGCCGCCGCCGAGGCCGTCGCCGCCGTCCTCGGCCGCTCCCGCGCCCAGCTGCTCGCCGAACTCGACACCCCGGCCTCGACCACGCAGCTCGCCCGCAGCTGCGGCCTGTCCGCCCCCGGGGTGTCCCAGCACCTGACGGCCCTGCGGAACGCGGGCCTGGTCACCGCGCACCGCAACGGCCGCTCGGTGCTCTACGCCCGCACGGCCGTCGCCGACGCCCTGCTCACGCCGGTGGCGGCGCCCTAG
- a CDS encoding MFS transporter gives MPSTFRGLPPTVWTLFAGTIVNRLGHLVTPFLVFLLADRGITGAETSYVLGALGAGNLLGPVLGGALADRMGRRPTILIGLIGAAAAQGALFLAPGVWTMAAAALLLSAASATVGPAAYALMADAVDAQRRQRAYALFGWGVNIGTAVAGVLGGFLAAHGYWLLFAVDAGTLLVYAAVVAARLREPQRAPAAGEDAGVGYGVVVRDRLMLLLLPVFGIQLFVYSLTEVALPLAVRDSGLSPAVYGALAAVNAVLVVALQPFVTARLAKLPQLRVQAAGSALIALGVAVTGLADSFAGYALSVVLWSLGEVVVAGIAASVVAGLAPAHARGRYQGAFSWTWGVARFTALTVGVSVYTGLGAATLWWTALVAGLVTAAATLALRTRVEARDAHALAA, from the coding sequence ATGCCCTCCACCTTCCGCGGACTCCCGCCCACCGTATGGACCCTCTTCGCCGGAACGATCGTCAACCGCCTCGGCCACCTCGTCACCCCGTTCCTGGTGTTCCTGCTGGCGGACCGCGGCATCACCGGCGCCGAGACCTCGTACGTCCTGGGCGCCCTGGGGGCGGGCAACCTGCTGGGCCCGGTGCTCGGCGGGGCGCTCGCCGACCGGATGGGGCGCCGCCCGACGATCCTGATCGGGCTGATCGGCGCCGCGGCGGCGCAGGGCGCGCTGTTCCTCGCACCCGGGGTGTGGACGATGGCGGCGGCGGCGCTGCTGCTCAGCGCCGCCTCGGCGACGGTCGGCCCGGCCGCGTACGCGCTGATGGCCGACGCGGTGGACGCGCAGCGGCGCCAGCGGGCGTACGCGCTGTTCGGCTGGGGCGTCAACATCGGCACGGCCGTCGCGGGCGTCCTCGGCGGTTTCCTGGCCGCGCACGGCTACTGGCTGCTCTTCGCGGTCGACGCCGGCACCCTGCTGGTCTACGCCGCCGTGGTCGCGGCCCGGCTGCGCGAGCCGCAGCGGGCCCCGGCGGCGGGCGAGGACGCGGGCGTGGGCTACGGGGTCGTCGTGCGCGACCGGCTGATGCTCCTGCTGCTCCCGGTCTTCGGCATCCAGCTGTTCGTGTACTCGCTGACCGAGGTCGCGCTGCCGCTGGCCGTCCGCGACAGCGGGCTCTCCCCGGCCGTGTACGGGGCACTGGCCGCGGTCAACGCGGTGCTGGTGGTGGCCCTCCAGCCGTTCGTGACGGCCCGCCTCGCGAAGCTGCCGCAGCTGCGGGTCCAGGCCGCGGGCAGTGCGCTGATCGCCCTCGGGGTGGCGGTGACGGGCCTGGCCGACAGCTTCGCCGGGTACGCGCTGTCGGTGGTGCTCTGGTCGCTGGGCGAGGTGGTCGTCGCCGGGATCGCGGCCTCGGTGGTCGCGGGACTGGCCCCGGCCCACGCCCGCGGCCGCTACCAGGGCGCCTTCAGCTGGACCTGGGGCGTGGCCCGCTTCACCGCGCTGACGGTGGGCGTGAGCGTCTACACCGGCCTGGGTGCGGCGACCCTGTGGTGGACCGCCCTGGTCGCGGGCCTCGTCACGGCGGCGGCCACGTTGGCCCTGCGCACCCGCGTCGAGGCCCGCGACGCCCACGCGCTGGCCGCGTAG